The following coding sequences are from one Paenibacillus stellifer window:
- the dgoD gene encoding galactonate dehydratase yields MKITGYETFIVPPRWLFLKIDTDEGISGWGEPVVEGKAHTVQAAVEEMMDYLIGQDPQRIEDLWQTMYRGGFYRGGPILMSAIAGIDQALWDIKGKAFNAPVYQLLGGACRSTMRVYSWIGGDRPIDVVQAALEKKAAGFTAIKMNASEEMQFIDTHDKVNAVVERVAAIREACGPEFGIAVDFHGRLHKPMARVLARELDPYRLMFIEEPVLPENNEALRDIAAHTSAPIATGERMFSRWDFKHLLMDGVVDIIQPDLSHAGGITECKKIFAMAEAFDVAVAPHCPLGPIALAACLQVDAASYNAVIQEQSLGIHYNQGNDLLDYITDPSVFAYSDGHVRIPDGPGLGITVNEEYVREMAKTGHRWRNPVWRHRDGSIAEW; encoded by the coding sequence ATGAAAATTACAGGATATGAAACGTTTATCGTACCTCCGCGCTGGCTGTTTCTGAAGATAGACACGGACGAGGGCATCTCGGGCTGGGGTGAGCCGGTGGTCGAAGGCAAGGCGCATACGGTGCAGGCCGCCGTTGAGGAAATGATGGATTATTTGATCGGGCAGGACCCTCAGCGGATTGAGGATCTGTGGCAGACGATGTACCGGGGCGGATTTTACCGGGGCGGTCCGATTCTGATGAGCGCAATCGCCGGAATCGACCAGGCGCTGTGGGACATCAAAGGCAAGGCCTTCAACGCGCCCGTGTACCAGCTGCTCGGCGGCGCCTGCCGCAGCACGATGCGGGTCTATTCCTGGATCGGCGGCGACCGTCCGATCGATGTCGTCCAGGCGGCTCTGGAGAAGAAGGCCGCAGGCTTCACGGCGATCAAGATGAACGCCTCGGAGGAAATGCAGTTCATCGATACGCATGACAAGGTAAACGCCGTCGTCGAGCGGGTCGCCGCCATCCGCGAAGCCTGTGGGCCGGAGTTCGGCATAGCCGTTGATTTTCATGGACGGCTGCATAAGCCGATGGCCCGGGTGTTGGCCCGGGAGCTTGATCCCTACCGCCTGATGTTCATTGAAGAGCCGGTGCTGCCGGAGAATAATGAAGCGCTGCGGGACATCGCGGCTCATACGAGTGCGCCGATTGCGACAGGTGAGCGCATGTTCTCGCGCTGGGATTTCAAGCATCTGCTGATGGATGGGGTAGTCGATATCATTCAGCCCGATCTGTCCCATGCCGGAGGCATCACCGAGTGCAAAAAAATCTTCGCCATGGCCGAGGCGTTCGATGTGGCGGTCGCTCCGCACTGCCCGCTGGGGCCGATCGCGCTGGCTGCCTGCTTGCAGGTCGACGCGGCTTCATACAATGCCGTTATTCAGGAACAAAGCCTCGGCATCCATTATAATCAAGGCAATGATCTGCTGGATTATATCACCGACCCTTCGGTCTTTGCCTACAGCGACGGACATGTCCGGATTCCGGACGGACCAGGTCTGGGCATAACGGTCAATGAGGAATATGTCCGCGAGATGGCCAAGACGGGGCATCGCTGGCGAAATCCGGTGTGGCGTCACCGGGACGGCAGCATTGCGGAATGGTAG
- a CDS encoding bifunctional 4-hydroxy-2-oxoglutarate aldolase/2-dehydro-3-deoxy-phosphogluconate aldolase, translating to MDKESRIEQLIASGLVAVIRRPELEHVAGIAEALAAGGVGALEITADTPEVNRLIAELKAKYGERLLVGAGTVLEAAQAERAIAAGADFIFSPNLNEHIVELTVNAGRIAIPGVMTPTEIVRAHEAGADLLKLFPGSSLGASYIKELQGPLGHLRMMPTGGVTLDNAGSYIAAGAVALGLGSALVDRQAAARGEYGKLTEMARRFAEEVDKARRTRAKGA from the coding sequence ATGGACAAGGAGAGCCGGATTGAACAGCTTATCGCTTCGGGACTTGTGGCGGTCATCCGCCGCCCGGAGCTGGAGCATGTCGCGGGGATCGCGGAAGCGCTGGCCGCAGGCGGCGTGGGCGCGCTGGAGATAACGGCCGATACGCCGGAGGTGAACCGGCTGATAGCGGAGCTGAAGGCGAAGTACGGGGAACGGCTGCTGGTGGGAGCCGGAACGGTGCTGGAGGCGGCGCAGGCCGAGCGGGCAATTGCAGCGGGGGCCGACTTTATTTTTTCGCCCAATTTGAATGAGCATATTGTGGAGCTGACCGTAAATGCAGGGCGGATTGCCATTCCCGGCGTGATGACGCCGACGGAGATTGTCAGGGCGCATGAAGCGGGGGCTGATCTGCTGAAGCTGTTCCCCGGCAGTTCGCTGGGCGCTTCCTACATCAAGGAATTGCAGGGGCCGCTTGGGCATCTCAGGATGATGCCGACAGGAGGCGTGACGCTGGACAATGCTGGCTCGTATATTGCCGCCGGAGCGGTCGCGCTCGGTCTGGGAAGCGCTCTCGTGGACCGGCAGGCGGCAGCGCGGGGAGAGTACGGGAAGCTGACAGAGATGGCGCGCCGTTTTGCCGAAGAGGTTGACAAGGCCAGAAGAACAAGAGCCAAAGGAGCTTAA
- a CDS encoding sugar kinase yields MEVVTFGETMVQLAADRMAPLEYVDGFHKHVAGAESNVAIGLARMGHRAGWFSKLGNDPFGRYVRQFITGHGVDTSEVRTTDEAPTGVFFKEQISPDRIQVYYYRRQSAASLMNERELNEAYVAKARILHVTGITPALSPECRKLTFRAMETAKKHGTAIVFDPNIRWKLWNREEAGEVLGAMAGLADYVLPGVEEGRFLTGGHTPEEIAERLLEGGAGAVVIKLGGAGAYYRSGESSGYEPGFPVRRLIDPMGAGDGFAAGFISGLLLGEKLPAAVRRANAVGSIVVGVSGDVEGLPTRHEVERLLAGGAASEDITR; encoded by the coding sequence ATGGAGGTTGTTACCTTCGGCGAAACCATGGTTCAGCTTGCGGCGGACCGAATGGCTCCCCTGGAGTATGTGGACGGCTTTCACAAGCATGTGGCGGGCGCGGAGAGCAATGTGGCGATCGGGCTTGCCCGTATGGGACATCGCGCAGGATGGTTCAGCAAGCTCGGGAACGATCCGTTCGGACGCTATGTCCGGCAGTTCATCACAGGCCATGGCGTAGATACTTCAGAGGTGCGGACGACGGACGAGGCGCCGACGGGGGTGTTCTTCAAAGAACAAATCTCTCCGGACCGCATCCAGGTGTACTACTATCGCCGCCAATCGGCAGCCAGTCTGATGAATGAGCGCGAACTAAATGAAGCTTATGTGGCAAAAGCGCGCATTCTGCATGTCACCGGCATAACACCCGCGCTTAGTCCGGAGTGCCGTAAGCTGACCTTTCGGGCGATGGAAACGGCGAAGAAGCATGGAACAGCGATTGTATTTGACCCCAATATCCGCTGGAAGCTCTGGAACAGAGAAGAAGCCGGGGAGGTGCTCGGCGCAATGGCGGGGCTGGCCGATTATGTGCTGCCCGGCGTTGAGGAGGGCCGGTTCCTGACGGGAGGTCATACGCCGGAGGAGATCGCGGAGCGCCTTCTGGAAGGCGGCGCTGGAGCGGTTGTCATCAAGCTCGGCGGCGCTGGTGCGTATTACCGCAGCGGCGAGAGCTCCGGATATGAGCCGGGCTTCCCGGTAAGGCGGCTAATTGATCCGATGGGCGCCGGAGACGGCTTCGCCGCCGGATTTATAAGCGGCCTGCTGCTGGGCGAGAAGCTGCCGGCAGCCGTCCGGCGCGCCAATGCGGTCGGCTCCATTGTGGTGGGAGTCAGCGGCGATGTGGAGGGCCTGCCGACACGGCATGAAGTCGAGCGGCTCCTGGCAGGAGGAGCGGCCAGCGAAGATATAACCCGGTAA